From a region of the Qipengyuania spongiae genome:
- the queG gene encoding tRNA epoxyqueuosine(34) reductase QueG, translating to MVNARLQDDLRAKAAHLGFAACGFARADVGPEPGARLERWLGEGHHGTMEWMEARKVQRASPQGLWPEARSVIALGMSYAPDGDPLALASDPEAARISVYAQGRDYHDVVKKALKALARWLIEREPTSELKVFVDTAPVMEKPLGQAAGIGWQGKHTNLVSTDHGSWLFLGAIYSTLKFAPDASHPDRCGSCRACQDACPTDAFPEPYRLDARRCVSYLTIEHKGPVPEEFRAALGNRIYGCDDCLAACPWNKFADTAHRHMKLAPREELTAPRLARFLAFDDAGFRAFFSGSPIKRVGRDRFVRNCLYAAGNSGSEELLPPVRHLCADPDPAVADAANWALARLTSSGG from the coding sequence GTGGTTAACGCGCGCTTGCAGGACGATCTGCGCGCCAAAGCCGCGCACCTGGGCTTTGCCGCCTGCGGTTTCGCGCGCGCCGATGTGGGACCCGAGCCCGGTGCGCGACTGGAACGCTGGCTGGGCGAAGGCCATCACGGCACCATGGAATGGATGGAGGCCCGCAAGGTCCAGCGTGCCTCGCCCCAAGGTCTGTGGCCCGAAGCGCGTTCGGTGATCGCGCTCGGAATGAGCTATGCGCCCGATGGCGATCCTCTGGCGTTGGCAAGCGATCCGGAGGCTGCGCGTATCTCGGTCTACGCGCAGGGGCGCGATTATCACGATGTCGTGAAGAAGGCGTTGAAGGCGCTCGCCCGGTGGCTGATCGAGCGCGAACCGACCAGCGAGCTCAAGGTTTTCGTCGACACCGCGCCGGTCATGGAGAAGCCATTGGGGCAAGCCGCCGGGATTGGCTGGCAGGGCAAGCACACCAATCTCGTAAGCACGGATCACGGAAGCTGGCTGTTCCTCGGCGCAATCTATTCGACGCTGAAATTCGCGCCAGACGCGTCCCACCCCGATCGCTGCGGATCGTGCCGCGCCTGTCAGGATGCCTGTCCGACCGACGCCTTCCCCGAACCCTATCGCCTCGATGCGCGGCGCTGCGTTTCCTACCTCACCATCGAGCACAAGGGGCCGGTGCCGGAGGAATTCCGCGCCGCGCTCGGCAACCGCATCTATGGCTGCGACGATTGCCTCGCAGCCTGCCCATGGAACAAGTTCGCCGACACCGCGCACCGGCACATGAAACTCGCCCCGCGCGAAGAACTGACCGCGCCGCGCCTCGCGCGGTTCCTCGCCTTCGACGATGCGGGTTTCCGCGCGTTCTTCTCCGGATCGCCGATCAAGCGGGTGGGGCGTGACCGCTTCGTGCGCAACTGCCTCTACGCCGCGGGCAACAGCGGGTCCGAAGAACTCCTGCCCCCGGTCCGCCATTTGTGCGCCGATCCCGATCCGGCCGTCGCCGATGCGGCGAACTGGGCGCTCGCGCGGTTGACTTCCTCGGGCGGGTAG
- a CDS encoding ABC transporter ATP-binding protein → MKRALRSSDGALAIEAQGLVKRFDDTLAVDGVDIGVPTGSIYGILGPNGAGKTTTLRMLLGIIDPDDGVRRVFGHERPHEVSRLIGYLPEERGLYPAMKCDEAIAFMGALRGLPLGEGRRRGRELLENHGLGHAIDRQIRQLSKGMAQTVQLLGTLVHQPRLVVFDEPFSGLDAINQGKLEVLIRDLAAKGTTVIFSTHVIAHAERLCEQIAIIAGGKVPFAGDVDTARDRIPAQVRLETRRGEGPWRAAIPAGARHESKSGGGHFWSFPVPEAGIEAMLRPLIEGEAGILSLSIERAGLHDAFVAIAGEAAARELEQGEDGDTPR, encoded by the coding sequence ATGAAGCGAGCCTTGCGATCGAGCGACGGCGCGCTCGCGATCGAGGCGCAAGGGCTGGTCAAGCGTTTCGACGACACTCTCGCGGTCGACGGAGTGGACATCGGCGTTCCCACCGGATCGATCTACGGCATTCTCGGCCCCAATGGCGCGGGCAAGACCACGACGCTGCGGATGCTACTCGGCATTATCGATCCGGACGACGGCGTGCGCCGCGTCTTCGGGCACGAGCGCCCGCACGAGGTCTCGCGTCTGATCGGCTACCTGCCCGAGGAACGCGGTCTCTATCCGGCGATGAAATGCGACGAGGCGATCGCCTTCATGGGCGCGCTGCGCGGCCTGCCGCTGGGCGAAGGGCGGCGGCGCGGGCGCGAACTGCTCGAAAACCATGGGCTCGGCCACGCGATCGACCGGCAGATACGCCAGTTGTCCAAGGGCATGGCGCAGACCGTTCAATTGCTCGGCACGCTGGTTCACCAGCCGCGGCTGGTGGTGTTCGACGAACCGTTCAGCGGTCTCGACGCGATCAATCAAGGCAAGCTCGAAGTGCTGATCCGTGACCTCGCCGCGAAGGGCACCACTGTCATCTTCTCCACCCACGTCATCGCCCATGCCGAGCGTCTGTGCGAACAGATCGCCATCATCGCGGGCGGCAAGGTGCCCTTCGCCGGCGATGTCGACACTGCGCGAGACCGTATTCCGGCGCAGGTACGGCTCGAGACGCGCCGGGGCGAAGGGCCATGGCGCGCCGCAATCCCGGCCGGTGCGCGCCACGAAAGCAAGTCGGGCGGCGGACATTTCTGGTCTTTCCCCGTGCCCGAGGCGGGAATCGAGGCGATGCTGCGGCCGCTGATCGAGGGCGAGGCAGGCATATTGTCGCTCTCGATCGAGCGCGCCGGACTGCACGACGCCTTCGTCGCCATTGCCGGGGAGGCAGCGGCCCGCGAACTGGAACAGGGCGAAGATGGGGACACACCCCGATGA
- a CDS encoding ABC transporter permease, with the protein MNAERLSIWQAAYVIARRDFFAILLSKAFLFFLLGPLFFGGISVAAGALGAKAASSAEPPRLAVAMSEGNNAAFAETHEKLLRAVELPSIERVSSKEGRNPRALLADGTRNFGAVLTGTLASPELTGTPEQIGRWQGPVALVAAEAAGGKVPQLPAVSLVPTRSSSADTRSLRVGTATAGITLLFLLTMLLAGMVLSNLVEEKANKIIEILAAAIPMDAVFLGKLFAMLAISFVGIAVWGAVAAVVLALGAAALPPLPAPAVGWSLFIALFVVYFSLAYLLIGSVFLTVGSMAATVRDVQTLSMPATILQLAVFFLATFAMTDTGSAIEILACVFPLSSPYAMVARAAQEPQLWTHGLALVWQMAWVAIFVRTGARLFRRRVMKSGPAAVSRKKPKRSPA; encoded by the coding sequence ATGAACGCGGAACGTCTCTCGATCTGGCAGGCTGCCTATGTCATCGCCCGGCGGGATTTCTTCGCCATCCTCCTGTCCAAGGCTTTCCTGTTCTTCCTGCTCGGTCCGCTGTTCTTCGGGGGGATCAGCGTGGCGGCGGGGGCGCTGGGTGCCAAGGCGGCGAGCAGCGCCGAACCGCCTCGCCTTGCCGTGGCGATGAGCGAAGGGAACAACGCGGCCTTTGCCGAAACACACGAAAAATTGCTCAGAGCCGTCGAGCTGCCTTCGATCGAGCGCGTTTCTTCCAAGGAGGGCCGAAACCCGCGCGCTTTGCTCGCCGACGGAACGCGCAATTTCGGGGCCGTTCTGACCGGAACGCTCGCATCGCCTGAACTGACCGGCACGCCCGAGCAGATCGGCCGCTGGCAGGGTCCGGTCGCATTGGTGGCGGCGGAAGCCGCGGGCGGCAAGGTGCCGCAACTGCCCGCCGTGTCTCTCGTCCCGACGCGCTCGAGCAGTGCAGATACCCGCAGCCTGCGGGTGGGGACGGCTACGGCGGGGATCACGCTGCTCTTCCTTCTCACCATGCTGCTGGCCGGAATGGTCCTGTCCAACCTGGTCGAGGAGAAAGCCAACAAGATCATCGAGATTCTCGCCGCCGCGATCCCGATGGACGCGGTCTTCCTGGGCAAGCTGTTCGCCATGCTCGCGATCAGCTTCGTCGGCATTGCGGTATGGGGCGCAGTGGCGGCGGTGGTGCTGGCACTGGGCGCGGCGGCGCTTCCGCCGCTGCCCGCCCCGGCCGTTGGATGGTCGCTCTTCATTGCACTGTTCGTCGTCTATTTCTCGCTCGCCTATCTCCTGATCGGGTCGGTGTTCCTCACCGTCGGATCGATGGCTGCCACGGTGCGCGACGTGCAGACACTCTCCATGCCGGCGACGATCCTCCAACTCGCCGTGTTCTTCCTGGCGACCTTCGCGATGACCGACACCGGCTCGGCGATCGAGATCCTCGCCTGCGTGTTCCCCCTCTCCAGCCCCTACGCCATGGTGGCGCGCGCAGCGCAGGAGCCTCAACTCTGGACGCACGGCTTGGCGCTGGTCTGGCAGATGGCATGGGTGGCGATCTTCGTGCGCACAGGTGCGCGCCTGTTCCGGCGGCGAGTGATGAAATCCGGCCCCGCCGCGGTCTCGCGCAAAAAGCCGAAGCGCAGCCCCGCCTGA
- a CDS encoding cytochrome P450 gives MATAAFPRPSVRSSPSAHEALTKHREEHPGERLDYPHPWDVSRSDIYAENRWQPIFREMREAGPLHYIPESPFGPYWAVVQHKAIQHIEALPELFSSSWEHGGITILERLSDEQLAAQGRERFELPMFIAMDRPQHTGQRRTVAPKFTPSAMKDMEDEIRARTGELLDTLPRGETFDWVSTVSIELTTGMLAILFGFPWEDRRLLTFWSDWSGDTEIATVRHLDEMRQGILREMAGYFQSLWIERTHDKEPGEDLISMMIHSEAMNQMSPEEFMGNLILLIVGGNDTTRNTMSGIVYYLDKFPDQRKLFEQNPDMIPNAVQECLRMQTPLAHMRRTCTQDTEQFGQTIRKGDKLVLWYLSANRDETVFENPDRLDLERENARRHIAFGYGIHRCVGARLAELQLKVLLEEMHARRMRVHVAGDIERVRANFVHGFRKLEVELTTF, from the coding sequence ATGGCCACTGCCGCGTTCCCGCGCCCCTCAGTCCGCTCCTCGCCATCCGCGCACGAGGCGCTGACGAAGCATCGCGAAGAGCATCCCGGGGAACGGCTCGACTATCCCCATCCATGGGACGTCAGCCGCTCGGACATCTATGCCGAGAATCGCTGGCAACCGATCTTTCGCGAGATGCGCGAGGCCGGGCCGCTGCATTACATCCCGGAAAGTCCGTTCGGACCCTACTGGGCGGTGGTCCAGCACAAGGCGATCCAGCATATCGAGGCGCTGCCCGAGCTGTTTTCGTCGAGCTGGGAGCATGGCGGGATCACTATTCTCGAGCGCCTGAGCGACGAACAGCTGGCGGCGCAGGGCCGCGAGCGGTTCGAATTGCCGATGTTCATCGCCATGGACCGACCACAGCACACCGGTCAGCGCCGCACGGTGGCGCCGAAATTCACGCCCAGCGCGATGAAGGACATGGAGGACGAGATTCGCGCCCGCACCGGCGAGCTGCTCGACACCCTGCCGCGCGGCGAAACCTTCGACTGGGTCAGTACGGTTTCCATCGAACTCACCACCGGAATGCTGGCGATCCTGTTCGGCTTCCCGTGGGAGGATCGCCGGCTGCTGACCTTCTGGTCGGACTGGTCGGGAGATACCGAGATTGCCACCGTCCGCCATCTCGACGAGATGCGGCAGGGCATCCTGCGCGAAATGGCGGGCTATTTTCAATCGCTCTGGATCGAGCGCACCCATGACAAGGAGCCGGGAGAAGACCTCATCTCGATGATGATCCATTCCGAAGCGATGAATCAGATGAGCCCGGAAGAGTTCATGGGCAATCTGATCCTGCTGATCGTGGGCGGCAACGACACGACCCGCAACACGATGAGCGGCATCGTCTATTACCTCGACAAGTTTCCCGACCAGCGCAAACTGTTCGAGCAGAACCCGGACATGATCCCCAACGCGGTGCAGGAATGCCTGCGGATGCAGACCCCACTCGCGCATATGCGCCGCACCTGCACGCAGGATACGGAGCAGTTCGGCCAGACCATCCGCAAGGGCGACAAACTCGTCCTCTGGTACCTTTCCGCCAATCGCGACGAGACGGTGTTCGAGAACCCCGATCGGCTCGATCTCGAGCGTGAGAACGCCCGGCGGCACATCGCCTTCGGCTATGGCATCCACCGCTGCGTCGGCGCGCGGCTGGCCGAGTTGCAACTCAAGGTCCTTCTGGAGGAAATGCACGCGCGGCGGATGCGCGTCCACGTCGCGGGTGACATCGAACGGGTACGCGCGAATTTCGTCCACGGCTTCCGCAAGCTGGAAGTCGAACTGACGACCTTCTGA
- the msrB gene encoding peptide-methionine (R)-S-oxide reductase MsrB, translating into MKASTHRRAFLGLLGLGGTSLALAACGSSPAQARSFPVSMSEAGWRKKLTKAEFHVLREEGTERPYSSPLNEEKRKGLFACAGCGNKVYPSRTKFESGTGWPSFWQSLPGAVGTSRDLKLGYPRTEVHCADCGGHLGHIFNDGPEPTGKRHCLNGVALDFIPA; encoded by the coding sequence ATGAAAGCTTCTACTCATCGCCGTGCTTTTCTTGGCCTGCTGGGTCTGGGTGGCACCTCCCTCGCTCTCGCCGCCTGCGGCTCCAGCCCGGCGCAGGCCCGTTCGTTTCCCGTGTCGATGAGCGAGGCTGGCTGGCGCAAGAAGCTGACCAAGGCGGAATTCCACGTCCTGCGCGAGGAAGGGACCGAGCGACCTTATTCTTCCCCTCTCAACGAAGAGAAGCGCAAGGGTCTGTTCGCCTGCGCCGGGTGCGGCAACAAGGTCTATCCCAGCCGCACCAAGTTCGAGAGCGGGACGGGTTGGCCGAGTTTCTGGCAGTCCCTGCCGGGCGCGGTCGGAACATCCAGGGATCTCAAGCTCGGCTATCCGCGCACCGAAGTGCATTGCGCCGATTGTGGCGGGCATCTGGGCCATATCTTCAACGACGGCCCCGAACCCACCGGCAAGCGCCACTGCCTGAACGGCGTGGCGCTGGACTTCATTCCCGCCTGA
- a CDS encoding PilZ domain-containing protein has product MDYTALQNTQGSAPEPETSADQREAPRYTSLIRAAKLVSSQGEFVCVIRDVSRLGIGLRMFHEIPVGEEAALELGNGKVFELKRVRAKGREGSFTFLDPIAVDQLIREDWDYPKRQLRLNIAMPLTVTAITGRVEAITDNLSQQGCRLDCDAAFAIDQNLRIAGEHFPEIRAKVRWRKAASYGLVFENTFMLQDFARLAATLQCPQLLDE; this is encoded by the coding sequence ATGGATTATACCGCGCTTCAGAACACGCAAGGATCGGCACCGGAACCCGAGACATCGGCGGATCAGCGCGAGGCGCCCCGCTACACGTCCTTGATCCGCGCAGCCAAGCTCGTTTCGTCGCAGGGCGAGTTCGTCTGCGTGATCCGGGACGTTTCCCGTCTCGGCATCGGGCTGCGCATGTTCCATGAAATTCCGGTCGGCGAAGAGGCCGCGCTCGAACTCGGCAACGGCAAGGTTTTCGAACTGAAGCGGGTGCGCGCAAAGGGGCGCGAGGGCAGTTTCACCTTCCTTGATCCGATTGCGGTCGATCAGCTGATTCGCGAAGACTGGGATTATCCCAAAAGGCAGTTGCGGCTGAACATCGCCATGCCGCTGACCGTGACTGCGATAACCGGCCGGGTGGAAGCAATCACGGACAATCTGTCGCAGCAGGGTTGCCGGCTCGATTGCGACGCGGCGTTCGCCATCGACCAGAATCTCCGCATCGCGGGAGAACATTTCCCGGAGATCCGCGCCAAGGTGCGGTGGCGCAAGGCCGCCTCCTATGGTCTCGTCTTCGAGAACACCTTCATGCTTCAGGATTTCGCCAGGCTTGCGGCGACATTGCAGTGTCCGCAACTGCTCGACGAATGA
- a CDS encoding NAD-dependent epimerase/dehydratase family protein: MTRKVLITGTAGFVGFHLARILLAEGFTVLGYDGMTDYYDVALKRRRHTMLLQNPGFSAVEAMLEDRERLDKVADEFRPDVIVHLAGQAGVRYSLENPRAYLDANVIGTFNVMEAARRLEVGHLLMASTSSVYGANTEMPFVETEKADTQLTIYAATKKATESMAHAYAHLWNLPTTMFRFFTVYGPWGRPDMAPHKFVDAILAGRPLDIYNHGEMYRDFTYVEDLVRAIRLLIDVVPERPENGEVPEGDSLSPVAPYRVVNIGNSDKVKLLDFVEAIEESAGRKAIRNYMDMQMGDVPATWADASLLERLTGYRPQTDFRQGVARFVEWYRDYFEK; this comes from the coding sequence GTGACCCGTAAGGTTCTCATCACCGGGACTGCCGGCTTCGTCGGCTTCCATCTCGCGAGAATTCTGCTGGCCGAAGGGTTCACGGTCCTCGGTTATGACGGAATGACGGATTATTACGACGTCGCGCTCAAACGGCGGCGCCATACGATGCTGTTGCAGAACCCCGGTTTTTCTGCGGTGGAAGCAATGCTCGAGGATCGGGAGCGTCTTGATAAGGTCGCAGACGAGTTCCGGCCGGACGTGATCGTCCATCTGGCCGGTCAGGCGGGGGTCCGCTACAGCCTTGAGAACCCGCGCGCCTATCTCGATGCCAATGTGATCGGGACCTTCAACGTGATGGAAGCGGCGCGGCGGCTGGAGGTGGGCCATCTGCTCATGGCATCCACATCCTCGGTCTATGGCGCGAACACCGAAATGCCTTTCGTGGAAACCGAAAAGGCCGACACCCAGCTGACAATCTACGCCGCCACCAAGAAGGCGACAGAGAGCATGGCGCACGCCTATGCGCATCTCTGGAACCTGCCGACCACCATGTTCCGCTTCTTCACCGTTTACGGGCCTTGGGGGCGCCCTGACATGGCGCCGCACAAGTTCGTCGACGCCATCCTCGCGGGTCGCCCCCTCGATATCTACAATCATGGCGAAATGTATCGCGACTTCACCTATGTCGAGGATCTGGTCCGGGCGATCCGCCTGCTGATCGACGTGGTGCCCGAGCGCCCGGAAAATGGCGAAGTGCCCGAAGGCGACAGCCTGTCGCCAGTCGCACCCTACCGGGTCGTCAATATCGGCAATTCGGACAAGGTCAAGCTGCTCGATTTCGTCGAGGCGATCGAGGAAAGCGCTGGGCGGAAAGCGATCCGCAACTACATGGACATGCAGATGGGCGATGTGCCGGCGACCTGGGCCGACGCCTCGCTGCTCGAAAGACTCACCGGTTATCGCCCGCAAACCGATTTCCGGCAGGGCGTCGCACGCTTCGTCGAATGGTATCGCGATTATTTCGAAAAGTGA
- a CDS encoding integration host factor subunit beta: protein MIRSELLAALAKDNPGLRAEEVEQVVDIFFDEIAQRLSEGGRVELRGFGAFSTREREARTGRNPRSGEAVEVPAKRVPYFRPGKEMRRLLNGDD from the coding sequence TTGATCCGATCCGAACTTCTCGCCGCTCTGGCGAAAGACAATCCCGGCCTGCGTGCCGAGGAGGTCGAGCAGGTGGTCGATATCTTCTTCGACGAGATAGCCCAGCGCCTGTCCGAAGGCGGGCGGGTGGAACTGCGCGGTTTCGGCGCGTTCTCGACCCGCGAGCGGGAAGCCCGGACGGGCCGCAATCCGCGTTCGGGCGAAGCGGTCGAAGTGCCGGCCAAGCGCGTTCCCTATTTCCGGCCCGGCAAGGAAATGCGCCGACTGTTGAACGGCGACGACTAG
- a CDS encoding GntR family transcriptional regulator — MNNQSKPVYLKLRDQIAAAILDGTYAEGAMLPSVRALAAQEGANPLTVAKAYQQFQADGLVAVQRGVGMYVVAGATERLRRSEREQFVQEEWPLIRERIDRLGLRAQDLLADA; from the coding sequence ATGAACAATCAATCCAAGCCGGTCTATCTCAAGCTGCGCGACCAGATCGCTGCCGCCATCCTCGACGGCACCTATGCCGAAGGAGCGATGCTGCCATCGGTTCGCGCGCTTGCCGCGCAGGAGGGGGCCAATCCGCTTACAGTGGCCAAGGCCTATCAGCAGTTCCAGGCCGATGGGCTGGTGGCGGTACAGCGGGGCGTGGGCATGTATGTGGTTGCAGGGGCGACCGAACGTCTGCGCCGAAGCGAGCGCGAGCAGTTCGTCCAGGAGGAGTGGCCTCTCATCCGCGAGCGGATCGATCGCCTGGGTTTGCGGGCGCAAGATCTTCTGGCGGACGCCTGA
- a CDS encoding peptide MFS transporter: MVEGVFFTFGSTFEMWAFRVAVVALVSFLLGGLILITRPQPEVVGHPKGLFLLFMAEMWERFSYYGMRALLIFYLVQHWLFTDSEASIIYGAYTALVYITPVVGGYLADQYLGQRKAVLFGAVLLTFGHFFMAFEGSGGQGDAMINVFWLALALIIVGSGFLKANISVIVGQLYTRTDVRRDPAYTIFYMGINVGAATASIICGYLGQTYGWQYGFGLAGFGMLIGLVFFIIGKPLLLGKGEPKDPARIAGAREYFIYGAGLAMVLLCWAAIQYQEMVGYVLGAFGGGLVLYVLFTAVTKLPSEERDRIFAAMFLILTSIVFWALFEQAGSSLNLFTDRHVDTQGVNASMFQSINAIYIVLLAPIFAFVWQKLALKGMEPSTPLKFGLAVIQVGLGFLVLVWGAQSVGVSVPTPVIFIFLIYLLHTTGELCLSPVGLSAMNRLSPAHMASLIMGTWFFASATGNFAAGLIAAATGAEGVGEEAGKQVVLGVYSTVGWYAVATGVVVMVISPLIKKLMHLDSIRDDSVGDDLEGQAGAGLEAQEAGMHPATNPQAPGQHEQNR, from the coding sequence ATGGTCGAAGGCGTGTTCTTCACATTCGGCTCCACATTCGAGATGTGGGCCTTCCGGGTCGCAGTGGTTGCGCTCGTATCGTTCCTGTTGGGCGGGCTAATCCTGATCACGCGACCGCAGCCCGAGGTTGTCGGCCATCCGAAAGGTCTGTTCCTGCTCTTCATGGCCGAGATGTGGGAGCGCTTCTCCTACTACGGCATGCGCGCCCTATTGATCTTCTACCTGGTTCAGCACTGGCTGTTCACTGATAGCGAAGCCTCGATTATCTACGGCGCCTACACCGCGCTGGTTTACATCACTCCGGTGGTGGGCGGCTATCTCGCCGACCAGTATCTGGGGCAGCGCAAGGCGGTGCTGTTCGGCGCGGTGCTCCTGACCTTCGGCCATTTCTTCATGGCGTTCGAGGGTTCGGGCGGACAGGGCGACGCCATGATCAACGTCTTCTGGCTGGCCCTCGCGCTCATCATCGTGGGGTCGGGCTTTCTCAAGGCGAACATCTCGGTCATTGTCGGCCAGCTTTACACCCGCACCGACGTCCGCCGCGATCCGGCCTACACGATCTTCTACATGGGGATTAACGTCGGCGCGGCGACCGCTTCGATCATCTGCGGTTATCTCGGCCAGACCTATGGGTGGCAATACGGCTTTGGCCTTGCCGGTTTCGGCATGCTGATCGGCCTCGTCTTCTTCATCATCGGCAAGCCGCTCCTTCTCGGCAAGGGCGAGCCGAAGGATCCCGCCCGGATCGCCGGGGCGCGCGAGTACTTCATCTACGGCGCCGGACTCGCCATGGTGCTGCTATGCTGGGCCGCGATCCAGTATCAGGAAATGGTCGGCTATGTCCTTGGCGCCTTCGGTGGCGGTCTGGTGCTCTACGTGCTGTTCACCGCGGTGACCAAGCTGCCGAGCGAGGAACGTGACCGCATCTTCGCCGCGATGTTCCTGATCCTCACCTCGATCGTGTTCTGGGCCTTGTTCGAACAGGCAGGTTCCAGCCTCAATCTCTTCACGGATCGGCATGTCGACACGCAGGGCGTCAACGCCTCGATGTTCCAGTCAATCAATGCGATCTACATCGTCCTGCTGGCGCCGATCTTCGCGTTCGTATGGCAGAAGCTGGCGCTCAAGGGGATGGAACCGTCCACGCCGCTCAAGTTCGGCCTTGCCGTGATCCAGGTCGGTCTCGGCTTCCTGGTGCTGGTCTGGGGCGCGCAGAGTGTAGGTGTCAGCGTTCCGACTCCGGTGATCTTCATCTTCCTGATCTACCTGCTGCACACGACTGGCGAGTTGTGCCTGTCTCCGGTGGGCCTGTCGGCCATGAACCGGTTAAGCCCGGCGCACATGGCCTCGCTCATCATGGGCACCTGGTTCTTCGCCTCGGCCACCGGCAATTTCGCCGCCGGCCTGATCGCGGCAGCCACCGGTGCCGAGGGCGTGGGCGAGGAGGCCGGCAAGCAGGTCGTGCTGGGCGTCTATTCAACTGTCGGCTGGTACGCCGTGGCGACCGGTGTCGTGGTGATGGTCATCAGCCCGCTGATCAAGAAGCTGATGCATCTCGACAGCATTCGCGACGACAGTGTGGGCGACGATCTGGAAGGCCAGGCCGGGGCCGGTCTGGAAGCGCAGGAAGCCGGCATGCACCCGGCTACCAATCCGCAGGCACCCGGCCAGCACGAACAGAATCGCTAG
- a CDS encoding amidohydrolase, whose amino-acid sequence MKRFAMLACAAAMAVSGCSTADGGSGTASASDARGAALGADGRVPYASTYQRYPGRPTALVGATVFDGRGGRIENGTVLFRDGEVVAVGDASLSTDGYDRIDGAGKFVTPGVIDIHSHLGDYPTPSVEAHSDGNEATSPMTPEVWAEHSVWPQDPGFTRALANGGVTALQILPGSANLTGGRSVTLKNVSARTVQGMKFPGAPYGMKMACGENPKRVYGGKGRMPSTRMGNFAVNRQMWLDAQAYDGEKRDLGKETLKGVLDGEILIHNHCYRADEMALVIDMAKEMGYKVTAFHHAVEAYKIGDLLRENDICSAIWADWYGFKMESYDGILENAALLQKAGACVVIHSDDANGIQRLNQEAAKAQAAGLRLGMDIPDADVIGWFTYNAAKAMGIGEMTGSLEAGKMADVVLWNGDPLSVYSRPEKVWIDGALMYDAMDRTRRPVSDFELGQPGEGDVK is encoded by the coding sequence ATGAAGAGATTCGCAATGCTCGCCTGCGCGGCCGCCATGGCCGTGTCGGGCTGTTCGACGGCCGATGGCGGCTCGGGCACGGCTTCGGCTTCCGACGCGCGCGGGGCGGCCCTCGGTGCCGACGGACGCGTGCCCTATGCCAGCACTTATCAGCGCTATCCCGGCCGGCCGACCGCGCTGGTCGGCGCGACCGTGTTCGACGGTCGCGGCGGGCGGATCGAGAACGGCACCGTCCTGTTCCGTGACGGCGAGGTCGTGGCGGTGGGCGACGCCTCGCTTTCGACCGACGGCTACGACCGGATCGACGGGGCCGGCAAGTTCGTCACGCCCGGCGTGATCGACATCCACTCGCATCTCGGCGACTACCCGACCCCTAGCGTCGAGGCGCATTCCGACGGAAACGAGGCGACCAGCCCGATGACCCCCGAAGTCTGGGCCGAGCATTCGGTCTGGCCGCAGGATCCCGGCTTCACCCGCGCGCTCGCCAATGGCGGTGTCACCGCGCTCCAGATCCTGCCCGGCTCGGCCAATCTCACCGGCGGCCGCTCGGTCACGCTCAAGAACGTCTCGGCCCGCACCGTTCAGGGAATGAAGTTTCCCGGCGCGCCCTACGGCATGAAGATGGCTTGCGGCGAGAACCCCAAGCGTGTCTATGGCGGCAAGGGCCGGATGCCCTCCACCCGCATGGGCAATTTCGCGGTCAACCGGCAGATGTGGCTCGATGCGCAGGCCTATGACGGAGAGAAGCGCGACCTCGGCAAGGAGACGCTAAAGGGCGTGCTCGATGGCGAGATCCTGATCCACAACCACTGCTACCGTGCCGACGAGATGGCGCTGGTGATCGATATGGCCAAGGAAATGGGCTACAAGGTCACGGCCTTCCACCATGCGGTCGAAGCGTACAAGATCGGCGATCTGCTGCGCGAAAATGACATCTGTAGCGCGATCTGGGCCGACTGGTACGGGTTCAAGATGGAATCCTACGACGGCATCCTCGAGAATGCGGCACTGTTGCAGAAGGCGGGGGCCTGCGTCGTCATCCATTCCGACGATGCCAACGGCATCCAGCGCCTCAATCAGGAAGCCGCCAAGGCACAGGCCGCGGGTCTCCGTCTCGGCATGGACATTCCCGATGCCGACGTGATCGGCTGGTTCACCTACAACGCCGCCAAGGCCATGGGCATTGGCGAGATGACCGGCAGCCTCGAGGCGGGCAAGATGGCCGATGTGGTGCTGTGGAACGGCGATCCACTTTCCGTCTATTCCCGTCCCGAAAAGGTCTGGATCGACGGCGCCCTGATGTATGACGCCATGGACCGCACGCGCCGGCCGGTGAGCGATTTCGAACTCGGTCAGCCCGGTGAAGGAGACGTGAAATGA